The Lutibacter sp. Hel_I_33_5 genome has a window encoding:
- the hisS gene encoding histidine--tRNA ligase, whose protein sequence is MKPSIPKGTRDFSPTEVAKRSYIFNTIRSAFELFGFQPIETPSFENSSTLMGKYGEEGDRLIFKILNSGDYLKDVRNDIIESTRSNINFYSFFDIFIHSIDNINNKSEYFDKVLERYFNIINSADKIQLFVLDYFKKNKTQFFEKIKEIESVEESRRIVEINKYRNDLFLLFFDEYLSEYKILNSNKTVSQISEKALRYDLTVPFARYVVQHQNDISFPFKRYQIQPVWRADRPQKGRFREFYQCDADVVGSKSLLQEVEFIQLYDAVFSKLGLAGTTIKINNRKILSGIAEVIGAKDKLIDFTVALDKLDKIGKDGVVTEMLSKGITQEAIEKVDPLFSFSGSNLENIRSLENLLQGSEEGLKGVEELRFVINAISDLGLETASLEVDVTLARGLNYYTGAIFEVAAPKGVKMGSIGGGGRYDDLTGIFGLKDVSGVGISFGLDRIYLVLEELGLLQSVELPKPKVLFLNFDASTDIIKLKAIQSLREKGVKCELYPDLATSNKQEKKQWKYATNRKIEFVVSKIENDIFTIKDMTNFEQSTLSINEIIEKVK, encoded by the coding sequence ATGAAACCAAGCATCCCAAAAGGAACAAGAGATTTTTCGCCAACAGAAGTAGCAAAACGATCGTATATTTTTAATACGATAAGAAGTGCTTTTGAATTATTTGGATTTCAACCGATTGAAACACCAAGTTTTGAAAATTCTTCTACACTAATGGGAAAATACGGCGAAGAAGGGGATCGATTGATTTTTAAGATTTTAAATTCTGGGGATTATTTAAAAGATGTAAGAAATGATATAATTGAATCAACTAGATCAAATATTAATTTCTATAGCTTTTTTGATATATTTATACACTCAATTGATAATATAAATAATAAAAGTGAATATTTTGATAAAGTTCTAGAGCGTTATTTTAATATTATTAATTCGGCTGATAAAATTCAATTATTTGTACTTGATTACTTCAAAAAAAATAAAACTCAATTTTTCGAAAAAATTAAAGAAATTGAAAGTGTTGAAGAAAGTAGAAGAATAGTTGAAATAAATAAATATAGAAATGATTTATTTCTTTTGTTTTTTGATGAATACCTTTCTGAATATAAAATTTTAAACTCTAATAAAACTGTATCTCAAATTTCAGAAAAAGCTTTACGTTACGACTTAACAGTTCCTTTCGCAAGATATGTAGTACAACACCAAAACGATATTTCTTTTCCTTTTAAGCGTTATCAAATTCAACCAGTTTGGAGAGCAGATAGACCACAAAAAGGGCGATTTAGAGAATTTTATCAATGTGATGCTGATGTTGTTGGAAGTAAATCTTTATTACAAGAAGTAGAATTCATTCAATTATACGACGCTGTTTTTAGTAAGTTAGGCTTGGCTGGAACGACTATAAAAATTAATAACAGAAAAATATTATCAGGTATTGCAGAAGTTATTGGAGCAAAAGATAAATTAATCGATTTTACGGTTGCTTTAGATAAATTAGATAAGATTGGTAAAGACGGTGTGGTAACAGAAATGTTATCCAAAGGAATTACCCAAGAAGCGATTGAAAAAGTTGATCCATTATTTAGTTTTTCAGGTTCAAATTTAGAAAATATACGTTCTTTAGAAAATTTATTACAAGGTTCAGAAGAAGGGTTAAAAGGAGTAGAAGAATTACGTTTTGTAATTAATGCAATTTCAGATTTAGGGTTAGAAACCGCTTCTTTAGAAGTAGATGTAACCTTAGCAAGAGGTCTAAACTATTATACTGGCGCAATTTTTGAAGTAGCAGCACCAAAAGGTGTAAAAATGGGTTCTATCGGTGGAGGTGGACGTTATGACGATTTAACAGGAATCTTTGGTTTAAAAGATGTTTCTGGAGTCGGAATTTCATTTGGATTGGATAGAATTTATTTAGTTTTAGAAGAACTAGGCTTGTTGCAGTCTGTTGAATTGCCAAAACCAAAAGTATTGTTTTTAAATTTTGATGCATCTACAGATATTATCAAATTAAAAGCCATACAAAGTTTGCGAGAAAAAGGGGTGAAGTGCGAGTTATATCCTGATCTAGCAACTAGTAATAAACAAGAAAAAAAACAATGGAAATATGCAACTAATAGAAAAATTGAGTTTGTAGTTTCTAAAATTGAAAACGATATTTTCACTATAAAAGATATGACTAATTTTGAGCAATCTACGTTATCTATCAATGAAATTATAGAGAAAGTGAAATAA
- a CDS encoding YihY/virulence factor BrkB family protein: MSKEIEDNLAKIPIVNLLVKFGKKIKIPGLEGMSLYDVLEMYILGIVKGALTTRASGIAYSFFMAIFPFLLFILSLIPYINIEGFQEGLFSMIKDGLPPKTFEAVNTVIDDIINNPSGGLLSFGFLASIFLMTNGVNAIFGGFEYSYHVKEFRNVFKAYFVSLAVSLIMSLFLIVTVVSVIIYQVALSKIDEIGWFNTSDLNLFYYGRAFLFLLMIFTVVSLLFRYGTKQGKNTRFFSAGALLTTFLMLFIFYLFGIYVVKFAQYNQLYGSIGTLLVLMLFVWLNSIILLLGFELNASLQALKKKNKTFIDS, from the coding sequence ATGTCAAAAGAAATAGAAGACAACTTAGCAAAAATACCAATAGTAAATTTGTTGGTTAAATTTGGGAAGAAAATAAAAATTCCTGGGTTAGAAGGGATGTCTTTGTATGACGTACTAGAAATGTATATTTTAGGTATTGTAAAGGGAGCATTAACAACTCGTGCAAGCGGAATTGCTTATAGCTTTTTTATGGCTATTTTTCCATTTTTATTATTCATTTTATCACTAATTCCTTATATAAATATTGAAGGTTTTCAAGAAGGATTATTTTCTATGATAAAAGACGGATTGCCACCAAAAACGTTTGAAGCGGTTAACACTGTAATAGATGATATTATTAATAATCCTTCAGGTGGATTATTATCTTTTGGTTTTTTAGCTTCGATATTTTTAATGACCAATGGAGTGAATGCCATCTTTGGTGGATTCGAATATTCGTATCATGTAAAAGAGTTTAGAAATGTTTTTAAAGCCTATTTTGTTTCATTAGCAGTTTCATTAATAATGTCGTTATTCTTAATAGTGACAGTAGTTTCGGTAATAATTTATCAAGTTGCTTTATCTAAAATAGATGAAATAGGTTGGTTTAATACAAGCGATTTAAACTTGTTTTATTATGGTAGAGCGTTCCTGTTTTTATTAATGATTTTCACAGTGGTTTCTTTACTTTTTAGATACGGAACTAAACAAGGGAAAAACACCAGATTCTTTTCTGCAGGTGCATTGTTAACCACTTTTTTAATGTTGTTTATCTTTTATTTATTCGGTATTTATGTGGTTAAATTCGCACAATACAATCAACTTTATGGCTCTATTGGAACACTTTTAGTACTGATGTTGTTTGTATGGTTAAACTCTATCATTCTCTTATTAGGCTTTGAATTAAATGCTTCTTTACAAGCTTTGAAAAAGAAAAATAAAACCTTTATTGATTCTTAG
- the nadC gene encoding carboxylating nicotinate-nucleotide diphosphorylase gives MITKEQFEKELELIISNAIREDIGDGDHTSLSCIPVDAKGKAKLLVKDEGIIAGVEFAKQVFTYVDADLEVETFINDGDAVKYGDIVFHVSGRSQSILQAERLVLNAMQRMSAIATKTKFFANLLDGTKTKVLDTRKTTPGIRALEKWAVKIGGGENHRFALYDMVMIKDNHIDFAGGITQAITKTKKYLSEKELDIKIIVEARSLEEIKEILSNEGVYRILIDNFNYEDTRKAVALIGDTCLTESSGGINEKTIRKYADCGVDFISSGALTHSVYNLDLSLKAI, from the coding sequence ATGATAACAAAAGAACAATTTGAAAAAGAACTAGAACTTATAATTTCTAATGCAATAAGAGAAGATATTGGAGATGGAGATCATACATCTTTATCGTGTATTCCTGTTGATGCAAAAGGAAAAGCTAAGTTATTGGTGAAGGATGAAGGAATTATTGCTGGTGTTGAATTTGCTAAACAAGTTTTTACCTATGTAGATGCAGATTTAGAAGTAGAAACGTTTATAAATGATGGAGATGCAGTAAAATATGGTGATATTGTTTTTCATGTTTCTGGTCGTTCGCAATCAATTTTACAAGCCGAACGTTTGGTGTTAAATGCGATGCAAAGAATGTCTGCAATTGCTACAAAAACGAAGTTTTTTGCTAATTTATTAGACGGTACAAAAACGAAGGTTTTAGATACACGTAAAACAACGCCAGGAATTAGAGCTTTAGAAAAATGGGCGGTAAAAATTGGTGGCGGAGAAAATCATAGATTTGCTTTGTATGATATGGTAATGATTAAAGACAATCATATTGATTTTGCGGGTGGAATTACACAAGCAATTACAAAAACGAAGAAGTATTTATCTGAAAAAGAGTTGGATATAAAAATAATTGTTGAAGCTAGAAGTTTAGAAGAAATCAAAGAAATTTTATCGAATGAAGGTGTTTATAGAATTCTAATCGATAATTTTAATTATGAAGATACTAGAAAAGCAGTTGCTTTAATTGGAGATACTTGCTTAACAGAATCTTCGGGTGGAATTAATGAAAAAACAATTAGAAAATATGCAGATTGTGGTGTCGATTTTATTTCTTCAGGAGCATTAACACATTCGGTGTATAATTTGGACTTGAGTTTAAAAGCGATTTAA
- the rlmH gene encoding 23S rRNA (pseudouridine(1915)-N(3))-methyltransferase RlmH, whose amino-acid sequence MKIKLLAIGKTDNKQLIALIDEYQNRLKHYIKFEFEVIPDIKNAKNLSENQQKEKEGELILAKVNNADDLILLDDKGKHYTSIEFSKLLQKKMNSGIKQLILVIGGPYGFSEAVYKKAKGKLSLSKMTFSHQMIRLFIVEQIYRGFTILRNEPYHHE is encoded by the coding sequence ATGAAAATCAAACTACTTGCCATTGGTAAAACGGATAACAAGCAATTAATTGCTTTAATTGATGAATATCAAAATCGATTAAAACATTATATAAAGTTTGAATTTGAAGTGATTCCTGATATAAAAAATGCTAAAAACCTTAGCGAAAATCAGCAAAAAGAAAAAGAAGGCGAATTAATTTTAGCAAAAGTTAATAATGCTGATGATTTAATTTTATTGGATGATAAAGGAAAACATTATACTTCTATAGAGTTTTCTAAGCTTTTACAGAAAAAAATGAACTCAGGAATTAAACAATTAATTTTGGTAATTGGTGGTCCTTATGGATTTTCTGAAGCTGTTTATAAAAAGGCAAAAGGGAAATTATCATTGTCTAAAATGACGTTTTCTCATCAGATGATTCGCTTGTTTATTGTTGAACAAATCTATCGTGGTTTTACAATTCTTAGAAATGAACCCTATCATCATGAATAG
- a CDS encoding non-canonical purine NTP diphosphatase — protein MKLVFATNNLNKLAEVQKMLPSSIELLSLKDINCFDEIDETATTLEGNAQLKANHITEKFSYNCFADDTGLEVESLNGEPGVYSARYAGEPANSENNMQKLLTELENKENRKAQFRTSVCLNINGEQFLFDGICKGEILQQKQGEKGFGYDPIFKPKGYHQSFAEMSAEEKNKISHRGLAIQKLVGFLKKYK, from the coding sequence ATGAAATTAGTTTTTGCAACCAACAATCTTAATAAACTTGCTGAAGTTCAGAAAATGCTTCCAAGCTCAATAGAATTGCTTTCTTTAAAAGATATTAATTGTTTTGATGAAATTGATGAAACGGCAACTACTTTAGAAGGAAATGCGCAGTTAAAAGCAAATCATATTACAGAGAAGTTTAGTTATAATTGTTTTGCAGATGATACTGGTTTAGAGGTTGAAAGTTTAAATGGAGAACCTGGAGTATATTCGGCTAGATATGCAGGAGAACCTGCTAATTCTGAAAATAATATGCAAAAATTATTGACTGAATTAGAAAATAAGGAAAACAGAAAAGCACAGTTTAGAACTTCCGTCTGTTTAAATATTAATGGAGAACAGTTTTTATTTGACGGAATTTGTAAAGGAGAAATATTACAACAAAAACAGGGTGAAAAAGGTTTTGGATATGATCCAATTTTTAAACCCAAAGGATATCATCAATCTTTTGCTGAAATGAGTGCGGAAGAAAAAAATAAAATTAGTCATAGAGGTTTGGCTATTCAGAAGTTAGTCGGATTTTTAAAGAAATATAAATAA
- a CDS encoding iron ABC transporter permease yields the protein MKNKTYTKHFILLSVVLLVLFFVNISLGSVSIPFEDIFKSLTGGNAVKESWHTIIVNFRLPKAITAILVGSGLSICGLLMQTLFRNPLAGPFVLGISSGASLGVALLILGSSIFGVILLTASFSNWAMAIAASLGAFLVLSAVIIAANRVRNTMSILIIGLMFGSLTSAVISVLAYFSEATQIQQFLFWSFGSLGNLSWQELSVFIIIYGIGIIGTLSVIKPLNSYLLGENYAKSLGINIKKSRNIILLITSLLTGVITAFSGPIAFIGLAVPHIAKLIFTTSNHKILLPASAILGAIILLICDVIAQLPTSEFTLPINAITSLFGAPVVIWLLIRKKKIFV from the coding sequence GTGAAAAACAAAACATACACAAAACACTTTATACTACTTTCAGTTGTACTGTTGGTCTTGTTTTTTGTGAATATTAGTTTAGGTTCTGTTTCTATTCCGTTTGAAGATATTTTTAAATCTTTAACGGGAGGAAATGCTGTAAAAGAAAGTTGGCATACGATTATAGTTAACTTTAGATTACCAAAAGCAATAACTGCTATATTAGTAGGTTCTGGATTATCAATTTGTGGTTTGTTAATGCAAACCTTGTTTAGAAATCCGCTTGCGGGTCCATTTGTACTCGGAATTTCTTCTGGTGCTAGTTTAGGTGTGGCTTTGTTAATTTTAGGTTCATCAATTTTTGGTGTCATATTATTAACTGCTTCATTTTCTAATTGGGCGATGGCTATTGCAGCAAGTTTAGGTGCTTTTTTAGTGTTATCAGCAGTAATTATTGCAGCAAATCGTGTTAGAAATACCATGTCAATTTTAATTATTGGATTGATGTTTGGCTCACTAACTTCTGCAGTAATCTCAGTATTGGCATATTTTTCTGAGGCAACTCAGATTCAGCAATTTCTATTCTGGAGTTTCGGTAGTTTAGGTAACTTATCTTGGCAAGAATTATCTGTTTTCATCATTATTTATGGCATTGGAATCATTGGAACGTTATCCGTAATAAAACCTTTAAACAGTTATTTATTAGGTGAAAACTACGCAAAAAGTTTAGGGATTAATATTAAAAAAAGTAGAAATATAATTTTACTAATCACAAGTTTATTAACAGGAGTTATTACCGCTTTTTCTGGACCTATTGCTTTTATTGGTCTAGCCGTACCACATATTGCAAAACTGATTTTTACCACATCTAATCATAAAATATTATTACCTGCTTCGGCAATTTTAGGAGCTATCATATTATTAATCTGTGATGTTATTGCACAATTACCAACAAGTGAATTCACCTTGCCAATTAACGCAATAACTTCATTATTTGGTGCGCCGGTAGTTATTTGGTTATTAATTAGAAAGAAGAAGATATTTGTATGA
- a CDS encoding ABC transporter ATP-binding protein, with amino-acid sequence MKHQKKHIVLKTENLSIGYQTKKYQKVIASEIDLSIKKGSFVAILGKNGIGKSTLLRTLSKVQNSLKGAIEINQKNISDYTHQKLATSLSMVLTERLPESQLTVFELVALGRQPYTNWIDTLSEKDISKINWALEHTEIAHLKNNRFYELSDGQLQRVLIARALAQDTEIIILDEPTAHLDIHHTIKIFSLLKKLVATTQKTILISTHEVNLAIQLADELILLSEEKTLSGTSEELINQNAFEELFPKEMISFNKSLKQFVIQKK; translated from the coding sequence ATTAAACATCAAAAGAAACATATCGTATTAAAAACTGAAAATCTATCTATAGGTTATCAAACAAAAAAGTATCAAAAAGTAATTGCTTCAGAAATTGATTTATCTATAAAAAAAGGTTCGTTTGTCGCTATTTTAGGAAAAAACGGAATAGGAAAATCTACCTTATTAAGAACACTATCTAAGGTTCAGAATTCTTTAAAAGGTGCTATTGAAATTAATCAAAAAAACATATCTGATTATACACATCAAAAACTAGCAACGTCATTAAGTATGGTGCTTACCGAACGTTTACCAGAAAGTCAGCTTACAGTTTTTGAACTAGTAGCTTTAGGGCGTCAACCTTATACAAATTGGATTGATACTTTATCAGAAAAAGATATTTCTAAAATCAATTGGGCATTAGAACATACTGAAATAGCACATCTAAAAAACAATCGTTTTTACGAATTAAGCGACGGACAATTACAACGTGTTTTAATTGCAAGAGCTTTGGCGCAAGACACAGAAATTATCATTTTAGATGAACCCACAGCACATTTAGATATCCATCATACTATAAAAATATTTTCGCTGTTAAAAAAGTTAGTCGCAACAACACAGAAAACAATATTGATTTCTACTCATGAAGTAAATCTCGCCATTCAATTAGCTGATGAACTTATCTTATTATCCGAAGAAAAAACGCTAAGCGGAACATCAGAAGAACTCATCAATCAAAATGCATTTGAAGAATTATTTCCTAAAGAAATGATCAGTTTTAACAAATCATTAAAACAATTTGTTATCCAGAAAAAATAA
- a CDS encoding M28 family metallopeptidase, with product MKKLLYVAISFTLVSCGVNKNASSNDPNVDYAEKYAQTITAKDLSKHLYIYASDEFEGRNTGEPGQKKAVEYLRNFYKSNGIVSPAGVDNYFQKVPSAYLSNNRRGMKLNDSENVLAFIEGTEKPEEIVVISAHLDHEGVKNGQIYNGADDDGSGTVAILEIAEAFQKASKKGKKPRRSVLFLHVTGEEKGLLGSKYYTENPIFPLANTVTNLNIDMVGRVDENHTENPDYIYLIGADKLSTELHNVSEAINTKYTNIGLDYTYNDENDPNRFYYRSDHYNFAKHNIPIIFYFNGVHADYHQPSDTPDKINYPLLEKRTRLIFHTTWELANRENRVVVDKAEK from the coding sequence ATGAAGAAATTATTATATGTTGCTATTTCTTTTACATTGGTTTCTTGTGGTGTAAATAAAAACGCCTCAAGTAACGACCCTAATGTAGATTATGCCGAAAAATATGCGCAAACAATTACTGCTAAAGACTTAAGCAAACATTTATACATCTATGCTTCTGACGAATTTGAAGGTAGAAACACCGGAGAACCAGGTCAGAAAAAAGCGGTAGAATATTTAAGAAACTTTTATAAAAGTAACGGTATTGTTTCTCCTGCAGGAGTTGATAATTACTTCCAAAAAGTGCCTTCTGCTTATTTAAGTAATAACCGTAGAGGAATGAAATTAAACGATTCTGAAAACGTACTTGCTTTTATTGAAGGAACAGAAAAACCTGAAGAAATTGTTGTGATTTCTGCGCATTTGGATCATGAAGGTGTTAAAAATGGACAAATTTATAACGGTGCAGATGATGATGGTTCTGGAACTGTAGCTATTTTAGAAATTGCAGAAGCATTTCAAAAAGCGTCTAAAAAAGGGAAGAAACCTAGACGTTCAGTGTTATTTTTACATGTTACCGGTGAAGAAAAAGGATTATTAGGTTCTAAGTATTATACAGAAAACCCAATTTTTCCTTTAGCAAATACTGTCACTAATTTAAATATAGATATGGTTGGTAGAGTTGATGAAAATCATACAGAAAACCCAGATTATATCTATTTAATTGGTGCTGATAAATTAAGTACAGAACTACATAATGTTTCTGAAGCTATTAATACTAAATACACCAATATTGGTTTAGATTACACCTATAATGATGAAAACGACCCAAACCGTTTTTATTATAGATCTGACCATTATAATTTTGCAAAACATAATATTCCTATTATTTTTTACTTTAACGGTGTGCATGCAGATTACCACCAACCTTCTGATACACCTGATAAAATTAATTACCCATTATTAGAAAAAAGAACACGTTTGATTTTTCATACGACTTGGGAATTGGCCAACCGAGAAAATCGTGTGGTAGTTGATAAAGCTGAAAAATAA
- a CDS encoding HAD family hydrolase, which yields MHIREVVCHAKKKIRIVYKEKIFMIISTFKELKKNLKKDLKALPTIKVALLGDNATQFLGIAIRGVGVERGYNIEFFEADYNQVEQQFLDPTSELYSFDADYVVVSQSTHKLLSTYNEKVAESQSLVADERLEFIKLMCNSILSRLIYFNYPEIEDNVFGSYANKVESSFTYQIRKLNYELMNLAQQNSNLFICDIAALQNKFGRDMMFNSSVYVTTEMIFSIDAIPYVASRAMDLISAAQGRFNKCLILDLDNTMWGGVIGDDGLENIQLGHGLGIGKAFTEFQEWMKKLKNRGVILAVCSKNTEKIAKEPFEKHPDMILKLSDIAVFKANWDNKADNIRQIQSILNIGFDSMVFLDDNPFERNMVRQNVPGITVPELPEDPGEYLEYLYSLNLFETVSYSYADVDRTKQYQVENQRVILQKSFTNEAEFLKSMDMVSEVKPFDKFNTPRVSQLSQRSNQFNLRNVRYLEADIENISNDDNFRDFSFTLSDKYGDNGLICVIILEKKNKETLFINTWFMSCRVLKRGMENFTLNTITKYAKENGFKKIIGEYIETPKNKMMKNHYHELGFLSIFTDDRNLYELDIANYTNKECFITTK from the coding sequence ATGCATATTCGTGAAGTTGTGTGTCATGCTAAGAAAAAGATTAGAATAGTCTATAAAGAGAAAATATTTATGATAATAAGTACATTCAAAGAACTCAAAAAAAATCTGAAAAAGGATTTAAAGGCGCTTCCAACTATAAAGGTTGCTCTATTAGGGGATAATGCAACACAGTTTTTGGGAATAGCAATAAGGGGAGTAGGAGTCGAAAGAGGATACAACATTGAATTTTTTGAAGCTGATTATAATCAAGTAGAACAACAATTTCTTGACCCAACATCTGAATTATATAGTTTTGATGCTGATTATGTAGTCGTTTCTCAATCTACGCACAAATTATTATCTACTTATAATGAAAAGGTTGCTGAAAGTCAAAGTCTTGTTGCGGATGAACGATTAGAATTCATAAAATTGATGTGCAACTCCATTCTATCGAGGTTGATTTATTTCAATTATCCAGAAATTGAAGACAACGTATTTGGAAGTTATGCCAATAAAGTAGAAAGTTCTTTTACATACCAGATTCGAAAGCTCAATTATGAGCTGATGAATTTGGCTCAGCAAAACTCCAATCTTTTCATTTGCGATATTGCGGCTTTACAAAATAAATTCGGACGAGATATGATGTTTAATTCGTCTGTATATGTAACTACAGAAATGATATTTTCAATTGATGCTATTCCTTATGTAGCTTCACGCGCAATGGATCTTATTAGCGCAGCTCAAGGAAGATTCAATAAATGTTTGATATTAGATTTAGACAATACGATGTGGGGCGGAGTAATTGGAGATGATGGTTTGGAAAACATCCAATTAGGTCATGGTTTAGGCATTGGAAAGGCTTTCACTGAATTTCAAGAATGGATGAAAAAATTAAAAAACAGAGGTGTTATTCTCGCTGTATGCTCTAAAAATACTGAAAAAATTGCTAAAGAGCCTTTCGAAAAACATCCTGACATGATATTAAAACTGAGTGATATCGCTGTGTTTAAGGCAAATTGGGATAATAAGGCTGATAATATCCGGCAAATTCAGTCTATTCTAAATATAGGTTTTGATTCAATGGTATTCTTAGATGATAATCCTTTTGAGCGGAACATGGTTCGTCAGAATGTACCTGGGATTACTGTTCCTGAACTCCCTGAAGATCCAGGAGAATATCTAGAGTATCTTTATAGTCTGAATCTTTTTGAAACAGTATCATACTCTTACGCTGATGTTGACCGTACAAAGCAATATCAAGTAGAAAATCAAAGAGTTATCTTGCAAAAGAGTTTTACCAATGAAGCTGAATTTCTAAAAAGCATGGACATGGTTTCTGAAGTAAAACCATTCGATAAATTTAACACACCACGTGTGTCACAGCTTTCACAGCGGAGCAATCAATTTAATCTCCGTAATGTCAGATATTTAGAAGCAGACATTGAAAACATTTCTAATGACGATAATTTCCGAGATTTTAGCTTTACTCTTTCAGATAAATATGGAGATAATGGATTAATTTGTGTTATCATACTTGAGAAAAAAAACAAAGAAACACTATTTATTAATACATGGTTTATGAGCTGTCGTGTTTTGAAACGAGGAATGGAAAACTTTACGTTAAACACAATTACTAAGTATGCAAAAGAGAATGGTTTCAAAAAAATTATTGGTGAATACATAGAAACACCTAAAAATAAAATGATGAAAAATCATTATCATGAACTTGGTTTTTTATCTATATTTACCGACGATCGAAACCTTTATGAATTAGATATTGCAAATTACACAAACAAAGAATGTTTTATAACAACAAAATAA
- a CDS encoding acyl carrier protein, whose translation MKNQKILIQIQEIFRDQLDNDSIVLTGATTVNDVDDWDSLTHIMLVVAVEKHFKIRFASNEILSWKNISEMISCILKKL comes from the coding sequence ATGAAAAATCAAAAAATTTTAATTCAAATACAAGAAATCTTCCGTGACCAATTGGATAATGATTCAATTGTATTAACGGGAGCTACAACAGTGAATGATGTGGATGATTGGGATTCCCTAACTCATATAATGTTAGTTGTTGCAGTTGAAAAACATTTTAAAATAAGATTTGCATCTAACGAGATTCTTTCATGGAAGAACATCTCTGAAATGATTTCATGCATACTTAAGAAGCTGTAA